From a single Candidatus Brevundimonas phytovorans genomic region:
- a CDS encoding acyl-CoA carboxylase subunit beta, whose amino-acid sequence MSQAILEELERRRAAAKLGGGQKRIESQHAKGKLTARERIEVLLDEGSFEETDMFVEHRSHDFGMDQQRIPGDGVVTGRGTIGGRLVYVFSKDFTVFGGSLSGAHAAKIVKIQKMALTAGAPIIGLFDAGGARIQEGVESLAGYADIFLQNTLASGVIPQISVIMGPCAGGDVYSPAITDFIFMVKDTSYMYVTGPDVVKTVTNEVVSHEDLGGARVHAGKSGVADGAFENDLEALSEVRRLIGFLPLSNREKPPVRDSYDEPDRDEASLDTLVPTNPNQPYDMKELILKMVDEADFFEIGADFARNIICGFGRLDGQSVGIVANQPQVLAGVLDIDSSRKAARFVRFCDAFHIPLVTLVDVPGFMPGTKQEYGALIKHGAKLLFAYAEATVPKLTVITRKAYGGAYDVMSSKHLRGDVNYAWPTAEIAVMGAKGAVEIIFRKEAGDPEALAAREAEYKARFANPFVAAGLGYIDDVIMPHGTRRRLIKALRTLKNKTQENPWKKHDNIPL is encoded by the coding sequence ATGAGCCAGGCCATCCTCGAGGAACTCGAGCGCCGTCGCGCCGCCGCCAAACTGGGCGGGGGGCAAAAGCGCATCGAGAGCCAGCACGCCAAGGGCAAGCTGACCGCGCGCGAACGGATCGAAGTCCTGCTGGACGAAGGTAGCTTCGAAGAGACCGACATGTTCGTGGAGCATCGCAGCCACGACTTCGGCATGGACCAGCAGCGCATCCCCGGCGACGGCGTCGTCACCGGACGCGGCACCATCGGCGGCCGTCTGGTCTATGTCTTCTCCAAGGACTTCACCGTCTTCGGCGGCTCGCTGTCGGGCGCCCATGCGGCCAAGATCGTCAAGATCCAGAAGATGGCCCTGACGGCGGGCGCCCCGATCATCGGCCTGTTCGATGCCGGCGGCGCCCGGATCCAGGAGGGCGTCGAGAGCCTGGCGGGCTACGCCGACATCTTCCTGCAGAACACGCTCGCCAGCGGCGTCATTCCGCAGATCTCGGTCATCATGGGCCCGTGCGCGGGCGGCGATGTCTATTCGCCCGCCATCACCGACTTCATCTTCATGGTGAAGGACACGTCCTACATGTACGTGACCGGCCCCGACGTGGTGAAGACCGTCACCAACGAGGTCGTCAGCCATGAAGACCTGGGCGGCGCCCGCGTTCACGCCGGCAAGTCGGGGGTCGCCGACGGCGCCTTCGAGAACGATCTGGAGGCCCTGTCCGAGGTTCGCCGCCTGATCGGCTTCCTGCCCCTGTCGAACCGCGAAAAGCCGCCGGTGCGCGACAGCTATGACGAGCCGGATCGCGACGAGGCCAGCCTCGACACCTTGGTCCCGACCAATCCGAACCAGCCCTATGACATGAAGGAGCTGATCCTGAAGATGGTCGACGAGGCCGACTTCTTCGAGATCGGCGCCGACTTCGCCAGGAACATCATCTGCGGCTTCGGTCGTCTGGACGGCCAGAGCGTCGGCATCGTCGCCAACCAGCCTCAGGTTCTGGCGGGCGTGCTGGATATCGACTCGAGCCGCAAGGCCGCGCGCTTCGTCCGCTTCTGCGACGCCTTCCACATCCCGCTGGTGACGCTGGTGGACGTGCCGGGCTTCATGCCGGGCACCAAGCAGGAGTACGGCGCCCTGATCAAGCACGGCGCCAAGCTGCTGTTCGCCTATGCCGAGGCCACCGTGCCCAAGCTGACGGTCATCACGCGCAAGGCCTACGGCGGCGCCTATGACGTCATGAGCTCCAAGCACCTGCGCGGCGACGTCAACTACGCCTGGCCCACCGCCGAGATCGCGGTCATGGGCGCCAAGGGCGCGGTCGAGATCATCTTCCGCAAGGAGGCCGGCGACCCCGAGGCCCTGGCGGCGCGCGAGGCCGAATACAAGGCACGCTTCGCCAACCCCTTCGTGGCGGCGGGTCTGGGCTACATCGACGACGTCATCATGCCCCACGGCACGCGCCGTCGCCTGATCAAGGCCCTGCGCACGCTGAAGAACAAGACCCAGGAAAATCCCTGGAAGAAGCACGACAACATCCCCCTGTAA
- a CDS encoding OmpA family protein: MKLTSRAVAVTSLVLIGGLAASGCASHRFVRDNVAVVDERVTQVDSHLTQVEGTAGEALARANAAHKLAEGKFLYEVVLSDDSVKFPVNRDALSPEAEQRLAELVQRLKAENRNVYLEIQGHTDSSGDTRANEQLGQSRAEAVRRFLSDQGIALNRMATISYGETKPVAPNNTREGRAQNRRVAIVVLS; the protein is encoded by the coding sequence ATCAAACTCACATCTCGAGCGGTGGCCGTGACCAGCCTCGTGCTGATCGGCGGTCTGGCCGCCAGCGGGTGCGCCAGCCACCGCTTCGTGCGTGACAACGTCGCCGTGGTCGATGAGCGCGTGACCCAGGTCGATAGCCATTTGACCCAGGTCGAAGGCACGGCGGGTGAAGCCCTGGCCCGCGCCAACGCCGCCCACAAGCTGGCCGAAGGCAAGTTCCTCTACGAAGTCGTGCTGTCGGACGACTCGGTGAAGTTCCCGGTCAACCGCGACGCCCTTTCGCCGGAAGCCGAACAGCGCCTGGCCGAACTGGTCCAGCGCCTGAAGGCCGAGAACCGCAACGTCTATCTGGAAATCCAGGGCCACACGGATTCGTCGGGCGACACCCGCGCCAACGAGCAACTGGGCCAGTCCCGCGCCGAAGCCGTGCGTCGCTTCCTCAGCGACCAGGGCATCGCCCTGAACCGCATGGCCACCATCTCCTATGGTGAAACCAAGCCGGTGGCGCCGAACAACACGCGCGAAGGCCGCGCCCAGAACCGTCG
- a CDS encoding CoA-acylating methylmalonate-semialdehyde dehydrogenase: MRDIRHFIDGAAFDGASGRFGDVFNPNTGEVQARVQLATVSEMDRAVQAAQAAFEGWSSTNPQRRARVMFEFKRLVEANMNELAELLSSEHGKVIADSKGDIQRGLEVIEFACGIPHALKGEYTQGAGPGIDVYSMRQPLGVVAGITPFNFPGMIPMWMFGMAIAAGNTFILKPSERDPSLPVRLGELMMEAGAPKGVLNVVHGDKVAVDAILTHPDIHAVSFVGSSDIAHYVYQMGAQHGKRVQAMGGAKNHGIVLPDADMDQVIKDLTGAAYGSAGERCMALPVVVPVGQRTADELRERLVSEIPNLRVGVSTDAEAHYGPVVTQTHKDKVLGWINKGVEEGAELVVDGREFSLQGHEKGFFIGPSLFDHVKPEMESYKEEIFGPVLQIMRAASFEEALSLPSKHQYGNGVAIFTQNGRAARDFAARVNVGMVGINVPIPVPVAYHSFGGWKRSAFGDINQHGMEGLRFWTKTKTVTARWPDSELEHADSSFVIPTMG, from the coding sequence ATGCGCGACATTCGCCACTTCATCGACGGTGCGGCCTTCGACGGCGCATCGGGCCGTTTCGGCGACGTGTTCAACCCCAACACCGGCGAGGTTCAGGCCCGCGTCCAGCTGGCGACCGTCAGCGAGATGGACCGCGCGGTGCAGGCCGCGCAAGCCGCGTTCGAGGGCTGGTCCAGCACCAACCCGCAGCGCCGCGCCCGCGTCATGTTCGAGTTCAAGCGCCTGGTCGAAGCCAACATGAACGAGCTGGCCGAGCTGCTGTCCTCGGAACACGGCAAGGTCATCGCCGACTCCAAGGGCGACATCCAGCGCGGTCTTGAAGTCATCGAGTTCGCCTGCGGCATCCCGCACGCGCTGAAGGGCGAATACACGCAGGGCGCCGGCCCCGGCATCGACGTCTATTCCATGCGTCAGCCGCTGGGCGTGGTGGCGGGCATCACCCCGTTCAACTTCCCTGGCATGATCCCGATGTGGATGTTCGGCATGGCGATCGCCGCCGGCAACACCTTCATCCTGAAGCCGTCGGAGCGTGATCCGTCGCTGCCGGTGCGCCTGGGCGAACTGATGATGGAGGCGGGCGCGCCCAAGGGCGTGCTGAACGTCGTCCACGGCGACAAGGTGGCGGTCGACGCCATCCTGACCCACCCCGACATCCACGCCGTCAGCTTCGTCGGCTCGTCCGACATCGCCCACTACGTCTATCAGATGGGCGCCCAGCACGGGAAACGCGTCCAGGCCATGGGCGGCGCCAAGAACCACGGCATCGTCCTGCCCGACGCCGACATGGATCAGGTGATCAAGGACCTGACCGGCGCGGCCTATGGCTCGGCCGGCGAGCGCTGCATGGCCCTGCCGGTGGTGGTGCCGGTCGGCCAGCGCACCGCCGACGAACTGCGCGAGCGTCTGGTCTCGGAAATCCCCAACCTGCGCGTCGGCGTCTCGACGGACGCCGAGGCCCACTACGGCCCGGTCGTCACCCAGACCCACAAGGACAAGGTCCTGGGCTGGATCAACAAGGGCGTGGAAGAAGGCGCCGAACTGGTCGTTGATGGCCGCGAGTTCAGCCTGCAAGGCCACGAGAAGGGCTTCTTCATCGGCCCGTCGCTGTTCGACCACGTCAAGCCGGAGATGGAATCCTACAAGGAAGAGATCTTCGGCCCGGTGCTGCAGATCATGCGCGCCGCCAGCTTCGAGGAGGCGCTGAGCCTGCCGTCGAAGCACCAGTACGGTAACGGCGTCGCCATCTTCACCCAGAACGGCCGCGCGGCCCGCGACTTCGCCGCCCGCGTCAACGTCGGCATGGTCGGCATCAACGTGCCGATCCCGGTGCCGGTGGCCTATCACTCGTTCGGCGGCTGGAAACGTTCGGCCTTCGGCGACATCAACCAGCACGGCATGGAAGGTCTGCGCTTCTGGACCAAGACCAAGACCGTCACCGCCCGCTGGCCTGACAGCGAGCTGGAACACGCCGACAGCTCCTTCGTCATCCCGACGATGGGCTGA
- a CDS encoding short-chain fatty acyl-CoA regulator family protein codes for MAEKLYLGAKVRKLREARGWTLEACAGRLALSPSYLSQIETNQRPATARVLIALTRAFDVDASLFDLDGDARLIADLREAVTDVAGHAEAPSPVELKQAVTNTPRLARQFLALHQDYRRLDERLKTLNETLGRDERAQAAPALPYEAVRDFFHYRDNYIDVLDQAAEALAEQLGLGAGGHPERDLEAALNDLCGVRLATGEGRGAMRRFDPAARILYVDASLPGATRSFLMAHQLVLLRFHDLIEHELDRAAFDIPAARDVCRVGLANYAAGALLLPYRRFLEAARELRHDVDRLRNRFHVSFEQVCHRLSTLQRPGWRGVPFYFARVDMAGNITKRHSATRFQFARFGGACPLWNVHEAFGAPDRILVNLSEMPDGARYICIAKSVSKPGGSFLEPDRRYALGLGCEIEHAAQLVYADGLDLSGPPTRMGVNCRICERTDCPQRAFPPIDRTLSVPDHERGVIPYTLS; via the coding sequence ATGGCGGAAAAACTCTATCTCGGGGCCAAGGTGCGCAAGCTGCGCGAGGCGCGCGGCTGGACGCTGGAAGCCTGCGCCGGACGACTGGCCCTGTCGCCCAGCTACCTGTCGCAGATCGAGACCAATCAACGCCCGGCGACGGCGCGGGTTCTGATCGCCCTGACGCGGGCCTTCGACGTGGACGCCAGCCTGTTCGATCTGGACGGCGACGCCCGCCTGATCGCCGACCTGCGCGAGGCCGTCACCGACGTGGCCGGTCACGCCGAGGCCCCCTCGCCCGTCGAGTTGAAGCAGGCCGTGACCAACACCCCCCGGCTGGCGCGTCAGTTCCTGGCCCTGCATCAGGACTATCGCCGTCTGGACGAGCGGCTGAAGACGCTGAACGAGACCCTGGGCCGGGACGAGCGGGCGCAGGCGGCGCCCGCCCTGCCCTATGAGGCGGTGCGCGACTTCTTCCACTATCGCGACAACTACATCGACGTGCTGGATCAGGCGGCGGAGGCGCTGGCAGAGCAGCTGGGCCTAGGCGCCGGCGGCCACCCGGAGCGCGATCTGGAGGCGGCGCTGAACGACCTGTGCGGCGTGCGCCTGGCCACCGGCGAAGGCCGCGGGGCCATGCGGCGCTTCGATCCGGCGGCGCGCATTCTTTATGTGGACGCCAGCCTGCCCGGCGCGACGCGGTCCTTCCTGATGGCGCACCAGCTGGTGCTGCTGCGCTTCCACGACCTGATCGAGCACGAACTGGACCGGGCCGCCTTCGACATTCCCGCCGCGCGCGACGTCTGCCGCGTCGGTCTGGCCAACTATGCGGCGGGCGCCCTGTTGCTGCCCTATCGCCGCTTCCTCGAGGCGGCGCGCGAGCTGCGGCACGATGTGGACCGACTGCGAAACCGCTTCCACGTCAGCTTCGAGCAGGTCTGCCACCGGCTCTCGACCCTGCAACGCCCCGGCTGGCGCGGCGTGCCGTTTTACTTCGCGCGGGTGGACATGGCCGGGAACATCACCAAGCGTCACAGCGCCACCCGCTTTCAGTTCGCCCGCTTTGGCGGCGCCTGCCCGTTGTGGAACGTGCACGAGGCCTTTGGCGCCCCGGACCGCATCCTGGTCAACCTGTCGGAGATGCCCGACGGCGCCCGTTACATCTGCATCGCCAAGAGCGTGTCCAAGCCGGGCGGGTCCTTCCTCGAACCGGATCGCCGCTATGCGCTCGGCCTCGGCTGCGAGATCGAACACGCGGCGCAACTGGTCTACGCCGACGGTCTGGACCTGAGCGGCCCGCCGACGCGCATGGGCGTCAACTGCCGCATCTGCGAGCGCACCGACTGCCCCCAGCGCGCCTTCCCGCCCATCGACCGGACGCTGAGTGTGCCGGACCATGAGCGGGGGGTCATTCCCTATACCCTCAGCTGA
- a CDS encoding acetyl/propionyl/methylcrotonyl-CoA carboxylase subunit alpha, which translates to MFKKILIANRGEIAVRIIKTCRKMGIKTVLVYSDADAGSLACEMADETIHIGPSPAAQSYLIQDKIVDAVRQSGAEAVHPGFGFLSENPVFARRLEAEGITFIGPNPHAIEAMGDKITSKKFAAEAGVSTVPGHMGLIESTEEAVKIANEIGYPVMIKASAGGGGKGIRVAHSDADMAEGFAAVKAEALTAFGDDRVFLEKFIVNPRHIEIQVLGDKHGNIVSLFDRECSIQRRNQKVIEEAPSPLLDDATRKAMGDQAIALARAVNYDSAGTVEFVAGQDRSFYFLEMNTRLQVEHPVTELITGVDLVEQMIRSAAGETMGFKQEDLSIKGWAIESRIYAEDPYRGFLPSIGRLVRYEQPEEGDQGDYTVRNDSGVREGDEISMFYDPMIAKLCAWGETRDAAVEGMARALEDTHLSGLGHNVPFLSAVMDQERFKSGELSTSYIKDEFPDGFRGLEPSEAQKDIFITVAAAMNEVLAEQAGDPSERTDWTVLIGREGHEVSLSYDEAEDLVISLDERDLTLSEIDWRPGMAQFRAVLDDEPFTAEVKRAPDGFDIRHRAAKARVRVLTPRAAEMYQRLPEKVAADTSKLVLSPMPGLVVDIPVTVGQEVKSGETVAIIEAMKMQNILKAERDGVVKAVGAKAGDPVAADDVLVEFA; encoded by the coding sequence ATGTTCAAGAAAATTCTGATCGCCAACCGGGGCGAGATCGCGGTTCGCATCATCAAGACCTGCCGCAAGATGGGCATCAAGACGGTGCTCGTTTACTCGGACGCGGACGCCGGGTCGCTGGCCTGTGAGATGGCCGACGAGACCATCCACATCGGGCCGTCGCCCGCCGCCCAGTCCTATCTGATCCAGGACAAGATCGTGGACGCGGTGCGTCAGTCGGGCGCCGAGGCGGTCCACCCCGGCTTTGGCTTCCTGTCGGAAAACCCGGTCTTCGCGCGTCGTCTGGAAGCCGAGGGCATCACCTTCATCGGCCCGAACCCGCACGCCATCGAGGCCATGGGCGACAAGATCACGTCCAAGAAGTTCGCGGCTGAAGCGGGCGTCTCGACCGTGCCGGGCCACATGGGCCTGATTGAATCGACCGAAGAGGCGGTGAAGATCGCCAACGAGATCGGCTATCCGGTCATGATCAAGGCCAGCGCCGGCGGCGGCGGCAAGGGCATCCGCGTCGCCCATTCCGACGCCGACATGGCCGAGGGCTTTGCCGCAGTGAAGGCCGAGGCCCTGACCGCGTTCGGCGACGACCGCGTCTTCCTCGAGAAGTTCATCGTCAATCCGCGCCACATCGAGATTCAGGTGCTGGGCGACAAGCACGGCAACATCGTTTCGCTGTTCGACCGCGAATGCTCGATCCAGCGCCGCAACCAGAAGGTCATCGAAGAAGCGCCGTCGCCCCTGCTGGATGACGCGACGCGCAAGGCCATGGGCGATCAGGCCATCGCCTTGGCGCGCGCCGTGAACTACGACTCGGCCGGTACGGTGGAGTTCGTGGCGGGGCAGGACCGCAGCTTCTACTTCCTGGAAATGAACACCCGTCTGCAGGTCGAGCATCCGGTGACGGAGCTGATCACCGGCGTCGATCTGGTCGAACAGATGATCCGTTCGGCGGCGGGCGAGACCATGGGCTTCAAGCAGGAAGACCTGTCGATCAAGGGCTGGGCCATCGAAAGCCGCATCTACGCCGAGGACCCCTATCGCGGCTTCCTGCCGTCGATCGGCCGTCTGGTGCGCTATGAGCAGCCGGAAGAGGGCGATCAGGGCGACTACACGGTCCGCAACGATTCCGGCGTCCGCGAGGGCGACGAGATCAGCATGTTCTACGACCCCATGATCGCCAAGCTGTGCGCCTGGGGCGAGACGCGCGACGCGGCCGTCGAGGGCATGGCCCGCGCGCTGGAGGACACCCACCTGTCGGGTCTGGGCCACAACGTGCCCTTCCTGTCGGCGGTGATGGATCAGGAGCGGTTCAAGTCCGGGGAGCTGTCGACCAGCTATATCAAGGACGAGTTCCCCGACGGCTTCCGCGGTCTGGAGCCCAGCGAGGCGCAGAAGGACATCTTCATCACCGTGGCCGCGGCGATGAACGAGGTCCTGGCCGAGCAGGCGGGCGATCCGTCGGAACGCACCGACTGGACGGTCCTGATCGGCCGCGAAGGCCATGAGGTGTCGCTGTCCTATGACGAGGCCGAGGACCTGGTCATCTCGCTGGACGAGCGCGACCTGACCCTGTCGGAAATCGACTGGCGTCCGGGCATGGCCCAGTTCCGCGCCGTTCTGGATGACGAGCCCTTCACCGCCGAGGTCAAGCGCGCGCCCGACGGCTTCGACATCCGCCACCGAGCGGCCAAGGCGCGCGTCCGCGTCCTGACCCCGCGCGCCGCCGAGATGTATCAGCGCCTGCCTGAAAAGGTCGCCGCCGACACCTCCAAGCTGGTGCTGTCGCCCATGCCGGGTCTGGTCGTCGACATCCCCGTGACCGTCGGTCAGGAGGTCAAGTCGGGCGAGACCGTCGCCATCATCGAAGCCATGAAGATGCAGAACATCCTCAAGGCAGAGCGTGACGGCGTGGTGAAGGCGGTCGGCGCCAAGGCCGGCGATCCGGTCGCCGCCGACGACGTCCTGGTGGAGTTTGCGTAA
- a CDS encoding LysR family transcriptional regulator has translation MFDWDDVRIFIAAARAGSLATAAQRLGIDAATVGRRVARLETALKSTLVVRSASGLLLTAAGAHLLETALDAESAMEAAERVTRPDLIAGTVRISASEGFGGAVLAPALPALLAAHPGLNVELAASSGFLSPSRREVDMAITLSPAASPRLIVEPLTPYQLALYAAPEHVARHGAPDSVDDLPRFDIVGYVDDLIYAPELHYLDEIRPNLRPRLASSSIRAQRDMIAAGGGIGVLPCFLAEGLMRVLADQVLIERRFWLSTHREVHGTARLKAARRWIKTLCQTSAARLSPYSALS, from the coding sequence ATGTTCGACTGGGACGACGTTCGCATCTTCATCGCCGCCGCGCGGGCCGGCTCGCTGGCCACGGCGGCGCAGCGGCTGGGCATAGACGCCGCCACGGTCGGGCGGCGCGTGGCGCGGCTGGAGACGGCGTTGAAGTCGACCCTGGTGGTGCGCTCGGCGTCCGGCCTGCTACTGACGGCGGCGGGGGCGCATCTGCTGGAGACGGCGCTGGACGCCGAAAGCGCCATGGAGGCCGCCGAGCGGGTGACGCGGCCCGACCTGATCGCTGGCACCGTGCGGATCAGCGCCTCGGAAGGCTTCGGCGGCGCCGTCCTGGCCCCCGCCTTGCCCGCGCTCTTGGCGGCGCATCCGGGGCTGAATGTTGAACTGGCCGCCAGTTCAGGCTTCCTGTCGCCCAGCCGTCGCGAGGTGGACATGGCCATCACCCTCAGCCCCGCCGCCAGCCCGCGCCTGATCGTCGAGCCGCTGACACCCTATCAACTGGCCCTCTACGCCGCGCCCGAGCACGTCGCCCGGCATGGCGCGCCCGACAGCGTGGACGACCTGCCCCGCTTCGACATCGTCGGCTATGTCGACGACCTGATCTATGCCCCGGAATTGCACTACCTGGACGAGATCCGGCCCAACCTGCGTCCGCGCCTGGCCTCCTCCTCGATCCGGGCGCAGCGGGACATGATCGCGGCGGGCGGCGGGATCGGGGTCCTGCCCTGCTTCCTGGCCGAGGGGCTGATGCGGGTGCTGGCCGACCAGGTGCTGATCGAGCGCCGCTTCTGGCTCAGCACCCACCGCGAGGTCCACGGCACGGCGCGACTGAAGGCGGCGCGGCGCTGGATCAAGACCCTGTGCCAGACCTCGGCGGCGCGCCTTTCCCCCTATTCGGCGCTCTCCTAG